CCCAGCATCATCATGTCAAAAAAGTCGGCCACCGGCTCGGCGTTGCACACACAGGGGCCGCCCGCCACGATCAGCGGCCACTCCTCCCCCCGGTCACGGGAATAAAAAGGGATGCCCGCCAGCTCCAGCATCGCCAGGATGTTGGTGTAGGACAGCTCGTACTGCAGGGTGAAGCCCACAACGTCGAAGGCGGTAAGCGGATCCTTGCTCTCAAGAGCGTAAAGGGGCAGCCCCAGGCGCTCCATCTCCTCTTTCATATCCAGCCAGGGCATGAAAGCGCGCTCGCACCACCAGTTCGGCCGCTCGTTCAGCAGCTCGTACAGGATCTTCATGCCCAAAAACGACATGCCCACCTCGTAGGTATCGGGAAAGCAGAACGCAAAGCGCAGGTCCACCCCCGCCTTGTTTTTTATCACGCAGCCGGGCTCGCCGCCGGTGTAGCGGCCGGGCTTTTGCACCCGGGCCAGCGCCTCTTTGAGTTTTGGGTCAAACAATTTGCAATTCCTCCACAAAAAACGATTCAATTTATTGTAGCCCATTTGGGCGGGAATTGCAAACGGGGTCGGCCCGGCGGCGCAGGGCCGCCAGCATCTGCCGCCCATCCATGGGGCCGAAGGGCAGCAGGTTGAAGCCCCCCAGCGCCAGATTGGCGGCGGCAAAAAAGTAGCCCCAGTAACTGGCCCTGTGCTGAAGGGCGGCCAGCGCTATGGCACAGGCCCCCAGGTTTACCGCCGGCCCCGCCAGGGCCAGAAAAAAGGTTTGGCGGCGGCCGAGCACCGCGCGGGAGGTATCCAGCCCAATGCCGCCGGTAGAAAACCGCAGCACCGGCAGGGTGCGGGTGATCGCCGCCCAGGCCAGCACATGCCCGCTCTCGTGCAAAAGCGCCGCTAGAAGGCCGATGCGGGCAAGGCCGGTGTGGTCGTTGTAAAGCAGCCACCAAAGCGCCGCCAGCACCAGCACCGGGCGGCGGGCGCGCAGGTGCCTCATTCCAGCCCCAGCGCCTTTGCCGGGTCATAGCGGATATCGTCGTGCAGAAGCTCAAAGTGCAGATGCGGCCCCGTGGCAACACCGGTCTGGCCCACTGTGCCCAGCACCGTGTCCAGCTGCACCGGCTCGCCCTGGCGCACGAACACGTACTGCATGTGACAGTAACGGGTGGCAACACCGTCTGTGTGGAGCACCAGCACGTTGTTGCCGTACGAGGGATCAAGCCCTGTTTTCAGCACGATCCCTTCCGCCGCGGGATAGATGGGCGTGCCCTGCGCCACCGCCAGGTCCGCGCCGGTGTGAAAATCGCTTTTTTTTGTGAGAGGGTGGCGGCGCCAGCCGTATTCCGAGGTGAGGTTATAGCCGGTGACAGGCTGCGCCAGCTCAAAATCCGGCAGGTAGCTCTTGGTGGAACAGCCCTCCGGCGCTTTGGGCCACAGCGCCGGCTGCAGCCCCCCCGCGCCGGTGAGTTCGGGAGCAGCCTGCTCCTGCCCGAACGCGGCCTCGGCCCCGGCCATGACCTGCCGGGCTGTCTGCTGCACGTCGTCCAGAGCTTTGGATGCGAACTTGATCAGCTCTTCCTGCCCCGAAAGCGTGACCCCCTCGCCCATGGCCTGGCCGTAGGCGTCCCGGCAGGGCTCGTAAAAGGCCAGGTCCAGATGCTTTGCCGCCAGCGCCAGCGCGACCAGCACCGCGCAGAGCGCAAGCTGCACCCGCAGCAGATAGTTGGGGGCCTGCTTTTCCTTTGGCGTGATGGGCGGCGTGACGGCCGCTTTCAGTTCCGCACCGGGCGGCATGAGCTGTTCGTTCTGCTGGGCAGTTTGGTTCTCCCACATAGCTGGTGCATTCCCCTTTCTTTTTACAGCCGTTTCCAATGCTATAAACCTATGCCGCAGAGCGCAAAAAAAGAAGAGCCAGCGGGACAAACCTGTCCCGCCGGCTCTTCCGCTCACTGCATGGAAGAAAGGGTATTCTGGATCGCATCTGCAACGGCGGCGGCCATTGCATTCTTATAACCATCGTTCTGCAGCTTGCTGAGCTCGTCCGGGTTTGTCAAAAACCCGCATTCCACCAGCACTGCCGGGAAGTCCATGTGGGTCGTCACCCGGTATGCGCCGTATTTTGCGCCCCGGTCTCGGGTTCCCAGCGCGCCCGCCACCCTGCCGGAAAGATTGCTTGCCAGCAGCCGGGAGTAAGGGTTGAAATAATACGCCTCGGTGCCGCTGGCACTGGAAACGCCGGAATTGTGGTGGAGGCTCACAAACAAATGCGGGCTGTAGCTCTGGGACTGGCTCACCCGCGCATCCAGCGAAACATAGCCGGACGTGTCAGTCACCTGCACGCTGGCGCCCCGGTCCCGCAGGATGGAGGCGACCCGGTTTGCCAGGTCGGCGTTCATGCTTTTCTCGGTGTACATGCCTGCGATGGAGGTGCCGCCGTCATAGCCTCCATGGCCCGGGTCGATGTAAATTTTCGCCCCCGAAAGCCCGGAGGGGATCTGGTTGAACCGGAACACAAGGTTGCCGCCGTCGTAATAAGCCCGATAGCCCAAAAACGCTCCTGCCCTGCGCAGGTCAAGGGTGAGCACCGTGTTGTTGCCGTCCTGCGAAAGGCTCGCGCCGGAAAGGAGATTGTTGCCCGCCAGCTCCGGGCTGCCGGTATCGAGCCGGGTGTCCTTCAGGACCACGCGCATCTGCCCTGCGCCAAAGCCGGTGGCGCCGCCGCCCGAGGAATAGCCGGTGCCGGGAAATTCCACGGTATAGGCGGTCTTGCGGCCGCTGCGGGCAAGGCTCACATACACATATTGCCCGTCCGCCCAGGAGCTTGTGCCGGAAACCGACGACAATTCCCATTCCGCCTCGCCCAGGCTCGTCACATCGCCCGCGCTCACCCGCACGCCGCAGCCCAGGATATAATATTCACCATGGCCGTAGTCGCCGTCGTAGGTGAGCTTGTCGCTCACAATGTAATCCACCGTATCTTTCGGCAGCGGGAAGCAGTTGCCGTAAGGGTCGTTGTTCAGCACCCCTGCTGGGTAGGTGCGGGCCTGGCCGGCGGTGACCTGCACCAGGTTGCCCTTTTGCCCCTCCACATTGGGGGCCTGCCGGGGCAGCGCCGCCACATACACCCGCGCGGCCGATACGCTCTGGGTGATGCCGCTCCAAACGGCGCTCACAGCAATGTTGCCCACGTCCTGTTCGCTCTCGCCCGCCGCGGGCACGGTGAGCATTCCCTTAAAGGGCACATAGCTGGAGGTGTTGCCGTCGGCGTCGTCGGTGGCGAGCTCCTGCTCGGTCAGGGTCACGCTCGCGCCCCCCAGGCTTGCGGTAACGGCCGAGCCGGAGTAGGCCATCACGGTCATGCCAATCTGGGTCCCGCCCTCCACCGTCATGCTGCCGCTGGGCGCGGCCTCCTTAATGATGACCACCTCGCGGGTGATGTTATAGGTGATCGTTTTTTCCTTGTGTTCAAACGCAAAGGTGTTCTGCCCCGGCGCCAGATCCATTTCCAGGCTAAACACGCCTTCCCCGTTGCGCTCCAGCTCCTTGCCGTTGATGCTCAAGGGGAAATTCGGGTCGGAAGCGCCGTAGAAGTTCACCTGGGGCTCCTGGGTGGTAAAGGTGCGCTTTTCAGGCGTGCTCACCGAGAGATCGGTCAGGATGTCGTTCTCCTCGATCTGGTCGGCATAATAGCGCAGCAGCACGTCCGTGGAGCCGCCGGTGTTTTCCTGCAGGGCGGGCAGCGAGGCGAACACCGCCCCCCCGCACCCGGGAATCTCCCTTGTTTGGATGACCTGGCGCATCACCTGGTCCGGCGCCTTCCAGCCCGCCTCGTCGCCGCCCAGCTTATCGTTATAAATATAGGCGGCGACCGAGGCGCCATGCTGCTGCGCCACGCCCGCCCACCAACTGAGCACGGTGCCGAACGCAGCGTTTTCGTCCGCCAGAGAGCCCGGGCAGCGCACCAGCACCTGGTCGATGCTGCTCCAGGTGAAAATGGCGTTCAGGTCCACAAAGCCGCCGGTGAGCATTTCAAACGAGGCGCTGGTGGCGCTGCCGGCCGGGTCGGAAGCAACGTTTGCCCACACCGGGTCGGCCATAAGGCCGAACACCGCTTCGCCCCGCTGGCCCTTCACCGCCTGCGACGCATTTACCACAAGGGAGGTGACGCATTCGCGCACCCAGTTCTCATACCCCATCGAGGCTCCCTCGGCGCGGTACAGGCTCATGCTGCCGGCATCCTTATGGTTATAATAACCGGCAAGATAAACCCCATTCGGCTGGTAGCGGGCCGTCAGATCGGCCAGCACCTGGCAGGCGCTCTGCACCGCCGCGGCGGAAAGGGCGCTGTGCGGGCCATAGCCTCCGCCGGTCTGCAGGCCGAAGGCCGCATCGAATACCGGGTATAAATAAAGCTCCTTCGCCGCGGCCTCCTGCTGCGCACATCCCAGCAGGTCGAACCCGGTAGCCATGGGCCAATGCTCGCTGGCAAACAGCGCGCCCGAGGCCGTATTCACCGGCAAAAACACAGCGTTCATCCCGTATTCGGCCGCCTGGGAAAAGGCCGCCTCCAGCTGCGCCCTGCAGTCCTCTTCGGAGGCGGCAGGGTCAAAATCGCGCCCGGGGGCAAGATAGACCGCCCGCAGCTCCTGGGGCTGTTGCAGGGCGGGCGAAGCGCCCTCCTCCGCCCGGGCAGCCGTTCCCATAAGGCACAGCCCGCACGCAAGGGCCGCCGCGAAACGCAATATTTTTTTCATAACGCCCCCCTTTCGTTTTTCGGCGGTTCAAGGCGTTTCTTACTTACATATAGTAACAGTTTTCGCGGCAAAATCAAGCAAAAAACGCGCATTTAAACGCTTTTGTAGCTGTACAGTCAAAGCGCTTTACACGCAAAAATGTCACCACGCAGTTCCGCGCGGTGACAAGGCAATCTACTTGCCGCGATGCAGAAGGGCATCAAGCCTCTTCCACAGGCCGGCTTTTTTATTCCTGCGGGGCTCTTTTTCCGGAACTGTAGCCCCGAAGCCGGCGGAAAAATACTCATAGAGCTCCATCTGACTGTCGATACAGCGCTCCCCCGGGCCGGGCTTTACCTTGCTGTAGCTGCCGTCAGGCTTCATTTCCCGGGCATTCACGTTATCGGCCAGCTGCAGCTGCAAAAGCCCCCACAGCTTTTCTTTGAGGCTGCGGTCCTCAATGCGGATGCCCACCTCCACACGGCGCTCGGTATTCCGGGTCAGAAAATCGCCGGAGGCGATATAGATCCGAAGATTTTCCCCCTCACCGAAGGCGTAGATGCGCGAGTGCTCCAGATACCGCCCCACAATGCTGCGCACCCGAAGGTTTTCGGTGTGGCCGGGCACCCCGGCGCGCACACAGCAGATCCCCCGCACGATCATGTCCGTTGCAACGCCCGCGCAGGAGGCTTCCTCCAATTTTTCGATCACGTTTTTGTCGCTGATGGAATTGTTTTTTAAGGTGATGCGGGCGGGCAGGCCCATGCGTGCCTGGCCGATCTCACGGTCGATCTCGGCCAGCAGAACGCTTTTAAAGCACAGGGGAGCCACCAAAAGATACTGCGTATCGTCTGTAAGGCGTTCCACCGCCAGGTTGTTGAACACGGCGGCGGCCTCTTCCCCAATCTCCTGGCTGGTGGTAACGAATGCCAGATCGGTATACTGTTCGCTTGTTTTTTCGTTGTAGTTGCCGGTTCCCACCTGGGTGGTATAGTGATATTTCCCGGCGCGCTTGCGGGTGATCAGGGTGAGCTTGGAATGCACCTTATATTCATCCAAACCGTAGATCACCGTGCAGCCCGCCTCTTCCAGCTGTTTGGACCAGTCGATGTTGTTCTGTTCGTCGAACCTTGCCCGAAGCTCCACCACCGTGACCACCTCTTTGCCGTTTTCTGCGGCGGCCACCAGCGCCTGCACGATTTGGGAATCGTGGGCCATGCGGTACAGGGTCATTTTGATGCTGATGACCTCCGGATCAAACGCCGCGGCCATAAGCATTTTGATAAAGGGGCGCATGCTCTGATACGGGTAGGCCAAAAGCATGTCGTGCGTTTCCACCTCGCGCCCCAGGCGGTACCCCGCCGGCGCCTGCAAGGGCTTTGCCGGCGGATAGAACAGCTCGCTGCGGCCGTCCGCCTGCAGGCGGGCCGCCAGCTTGAAAAAGCAGGACAGGTCCAAAGGCGCCGCCTGGGCAAAGCATTGTTTTTGCGGCAGCACCAGCTTGTCACAGAGATATTTTTCAATTTCCTGGGGCGGCTGGTTCCAGAACTGCAGCCGCACGGCCGCCAATTTGCGGCGCTTTTTCAGCAGTTCGCTCATGACCTGCCGGTAGTCGATGTCCTGGTCGAACATGCCCTCTTTCACATCAATGTCCGCATTGCGGGTGACCCGGAACAGGCACTTTTTCTGCAGCATCCCTTTGGGAAACACCAGCTGGGCAAAATGGAAGATCAGCTCTTCCGCCAGGCCATATTCCACCGTTTCTTCCTTTTTCAGGTACAGCAGGCGCTCAAACTGGCTGCCGATGGGGATCAGGCCAAACGAAACCTCCTCGTCCCCCTTTGCTTTCAGGGTGGCGCACAGGTAGATCTCCTGGTTGCGCAAAAACGGGAATGGGTGCCGGTGGTCAATGATCTGGGGCGACAAAACCGGATACAGCTCGTTCTGAAAATACTTTTTCCAGAACTTTTCATCTTCCCTGTCCAGCTTTTCAAAATCGATGCGGCGGTACCCCACCTCTGCCAGGCGCTCCCGCAGGCGAAACACATTTTTGTCGCACTGCTCCTGCAATTCCGCTGTTTTGGGCATGATGGCGGCAAGCTGCTGGGCTGCCGTCATGTTGGTCTTGTTCTCCGTGATCTCATTTTTAAGCAGGGTGCGGTCGTACAGCGAACCCACCCGCACCATAAAGAACTCGTCCAGATTGCTGCCGTAAATGGCGGCGAATTTCATCTGTTCGGCCAGGGGGACCGTTTTATCCTTGCTGAGTGCAAGGACCCGCCGGTTAAAATCCAGCCAGCTCAGCTCCCGGTTGATGAAAATTTGATTCTCCTGCGCTTCCAAGCTCCGCGCCTCCTCATTCAATATAAAGGTATCCATCCCAGGCCTCCAGGTCCTTGCTGGTGACCGCGCTTATCTGTGCCAATTCTTCCAGGCTGGCAAAGGGGCCGTGATCTGCCCTGTATTGCAGGATTGCCCGCGCCTTTTTCTCCCCCAGGCCCGGCAGGCTGCGCAGCGCGGCTTCATCGGCTGTGTTGAGCTCGACCCGCAGCAGCCCCTGCACGGTGACCGGCTGTGGGTTCAGGGGATCATATCCAGGCTGGAACAGGGGCGGGGTGAACAAAAGCGCCCCCAGCACCACCGCAGCCAGCACCGCAGCCGCCAGCGCCGCCATGCGTTTGCCGTTTTGTTCCACCCCGTTCACCCTCTTCTCCATGGTACCCCGCCTTTTATCCCTATTATAATCGCTGCCCTGTGGTTATTATAACACACCCTGCGGGCCAAAAAAGACAAACTTATGTAAAAAAAGCCCTTTTCCGTTTTTGGGAACGGAAAAGGGCAGGGCATTTTCAGCGATTCAGCAATTGCCGGACCCGCGCCGCAATGTGCTCTGCGGTGAGGCCATACAGGGTGAGCAGTTCCTCGGCCGGGCCGGACTGGCCGAACTCATCCATCACCGCCACCGGCAGCACCCTGCAGCCTGCGCCATTTTTCAGCAGCGCTTCGCACACCGCGCTGTAAAGCCCGCCGATCACACTGTGCTCCTCGGCGGTCACAATGCCTCCGGTCTCACGGGCGGCGGCGCACAGGGCCTCCTCGTCGATGGGCTTGAGGGTGTGCACGTTCAAAAGCCGCACCTGGATGCCCTCGGCGGCAAGCAGTTCGGCGGCCTCCAGCGCGCGTGCCACCATCAGCCCGGTAGCGGCGATGGTGGCGTCTGTGCCCTCGCGCAGCGTTACGGCCCTGCCCAGCTCAAAGCGGTAGCTCGCGGGGTCGTTGATCACCGGCACCGCCAGGCGCCCCAGGCGCATGTAGGCCGGGCCCTCGTACGCCGCAAACGCGCGCACCGCCAGGCACGCCTCGGTGTCGTCGGCCGGGTTCACGACCACCATGCCAGGGATGTTGCGCATCAGGGCGATATCCTCGTTGCACTGGTGGGTAGCGCCGTCCTCCCCCACCGAGATGCCTGCGTGGGAGGCGCAGATCTTTACGTTCAGGTGGGGGTAGCCCACGCTGTTGCGGATCTGCTCGTAAGCGCGGCCCGCCGCAAACATGG
This window of the Oscillospiraceae bacterium genome carries:
- a CDS encoding transketolase, translated to MADVKKIATRESYGRTLAQLGAEDDRIVVLDADLAESTKTCVFQKAFPERHFDCGIAEANMVSIAAGLAASGMIPFVSSFAMFAAGRAYEQIRNSVGYPHLNVKICASHAGISVGEDGATHQCNEDIALMRNIPGMVVVNPADDTEACLAVRAFAAYEGPAYMRLGRLAVPVINDPASYRFELGRAVTLREGTDATIAATGLMVARALEAAELLAAEGIQVRLLNVHTLKPIDEEALCAAARETGGIVTAEEHSVIGGLYSAVCEALLKNGAGCRVLPVAVMDEFGQSGPAEELLTLYGLTAEHIAARVRQLLNR
- the ppk gene encoding polyphosphate kinase, producing the protein MEAQENQIFINRELSWLDFNRRVLALSKDKTVPLAEQMKFAAIYGSNLDEFFMVRVGSLYDRTLLKNEITENKTNMTAAQQLAAIMPKTAELQEQCDKNVFRLRERLAEVGYRRIDFEKLDREDEKFWKKYFQNELYPVLSPQIIDHRHPFPFLRNQEIYLCATLKAKGDEEVSFGLIPIGSQFERLLYLKKEETVEYGLAEELIFHFAQLVFPKGMLQKKCLFRVTRNADIDVKEGMFDQDIDYRQVMSELLKKRRKLAAVRLQFWNQPPQEIEKYLCDKLVLPQKQCFAQAAPLDLSCFFKLAARLQADGRSELFYPPAKPLQAPAGYRLGREVETHDMLLAYPYQSMRPFIKMLMAAAFDPEVISIKMTLYRMAHDSQIVQALVAAAENGKEVVTVVELRARFDEQNNIDWSKQLEEAGCTVIYGLDEYKVHSKLTLITRKRAGKYHYTTQVGTGNYNEKTSEQYTDLAFVTTSQEIGEEAAAVFNNLAVERLTDDTQYLLVAPLCFKSVLLAEIDREIGQARMGLPARITLKNNSISDKNVIEKLEEASCAGVATDMIVRGICCVRAGVPGHTENLRVRSIVGRYLEHSRIYAFGEGENLRIYIASGDFLTRNTERRVEVGIRIEDRSLKEKLWGLLQLQLADNVNAREMKPDGSYSKVKPGPGERCIDSQMELYEYFSAGFGATVPEKEPRRNKKAGLWKRLDALLHRGK